ATCCTTCAATATCCACCATGAATGAAGCTTCGATTAATAGCGCAGAAAGCTACTTATATCTCCACCCGAGCGAGAACCCTGCTATAGCCCTTGTCTCTCCAGTCTTAGACTCAACCAATTACCACTCATGGAGTAGATCCATGGTCACTGCGCTAAGTGCTAAGAATAAGGTGGAATTCATAGACGGCAGTGCACCTGAACCGCTGAAGACGGACAGAACCTATGGGGCTTGGCGCCGGTGCAACAATATGGTCGTGTCATGGCTGGTTCACTCGGTGGCCACCTCCATACGGCAAAGTATCCTTTGGATGGACAAAGCCGAGGAGATTTGGCGTGACCTGAAGTCCAGATATTCGCAAGGAGACCTTCTTCGAATCTCCGATCTTCAACAAGAGGCGTCTACGATGAAACAAGGGACCCTCTCAGTCACGGAATACTTCACCCGTTTACGAATAATATGGGACGAGATTGAGAACTTCAGACCCGACTCAATCTGCTCGTGCAATATCAGATGTTCCTGTAGTGCCTTCACCATCATCGCACAACGCAAGCTTGAGGATAGGGCCATGCAATTTCTACGAGGTTTGAATGATCAATATACTAACATTTGTTCACACGTGCTTCTTATGGATCCCATACCTGCTATTTCCAAAATATTCTCTTATGTAGTTCAGCAAGAAAGGCAATTGTTAGGCAACACAGGTCCAAGCATCAACTTCGAACCCAAAGATGTCTCCATTAACGCGGCAAAAACCATCTGCGACTTCTGCGGACGTGTTGGTCATGTAGAAAGCGTTTGCTATAAAAAACATGGGATACCTGCAACCTATGACGGAAGGAACAAGAGCAACAATGGAAGGAAAACTTGCACGCACTGTGGCAAGACCGGACACACAGTGGACGTTTGCTATCGTAAGCACGGATATCCCCCGGGTTATAAACCGTTCGGAGGAAAAACCACCGTGAATAACATAATGGCAGTAGAAGGAAGAACCACCGATGATCATGCTCAGCAACACGAGTCACAAGAAATTGTTCACTTCTCCCCTGAGCAGTATAAGGCACTACTGGCCTTAATCCAACAGCCACAGGCAGGAAACTCGACGACTAATCAACCCAAACAGGTGGCGTCAATGTCCTCAAGCACTATCAATACATCACTAAACCCAGGTACGTCACCTTCCACACACAAATATCCCACCTCCTGGATTCTAGATTCAGGAGCAACGGACCACGTCACTTGCTCTCTACATAATCTACATTCATACACAAAAATCGACCCAATCACGGTGAAACTTCCTAACGGCCATCACGTTCACGCCACTCACTCAGGAACAGTACATTTCTCATCCAATTTAATCCTACACGATGTACTCTACATACCCACATTCACGTTCAATCTTATTTCAATCTCAAAACTCGTTTCTTCTAATAATTACGAATTAATCTTCTCTTCCACGTCTTGTGTTTTACAGGAAACGAACAACCATGTGAAGATTGGTATAGTTGAAGCAAGGCATGGCTTATATCACCTGATACCAAACCAAATACCCACTAAAGCTGCAAACTCGATCATCACTCATCCTCAGTGCAATACCATCCCTATAGACCTATGGCATTTTAGAATGGGACATCCATCAACTGAGAGATTACAATGTATGAGAAACTATTATTCCCTTTCAAGAAATGATACAAATTTTGTCTGCAACACATGCCATTATGCAAAGCACAagaaaatgcctttttattcTAGCAAATCACATGCATTGCATTCTTTTGATTTACTGCATATGGACATATGGGGTCCATGCTCAAAATTATCCATGCATGGTCACAAGTACTTTCTAACCATCGTTGATGATCATTCGCGTTTCACATGGGTATATCTCATGAAGACTAAAGCCGAAACGCGACACATCATCACCAACTTCATTGCTTTCATTGAAACCCAATATGACGGCaggattaaaataataagaagcGATAATGGAATAGAATTCTTCATGCATGATTATTATGCGTCTAAGGGGATCATACACCAAACCACGTGTGTCGAGACCCCAGAACAAAATGGGATCGTAGAACGTAAGCATCAACACTTGCTTAACGTTACACGATCACTCCTTTTTCAGGCAAGCTTACCACCTACCTTCTGGTGCTATGCTTTGCCACACGCAGCGTACTTGATCAATCGTATCCCTACGCCATTTTTGCATAATATTTCACCTTACGAAAAACTGCACAAACATCCATGTGATATCTCTAACATTCGCGTTTTCGGATGCTTGTGTTATATTAACACACTCAAAGCAAATCGACAAAAATTTGATCCCAGGGGACATCCATGCATTTTCATTGGTTTCAAAGCACACACAAAGGGTTTTCTTGTGTATGACTTGCATTCACATGATGTTGCAGTATCTAGAAATGTTACTTTTTACGAAAATCATTTTCCACAATTGCCTGAAACCCAACCTTCGAACAGAAATAACTCAGCGCCATCACCGATACCCTTTTCCGGCAAAGAACTTCACCCACCGGAAGAGAAACAAATCCCCCAAACCTCAATACCAGCACATCCGCCCTGTAATGATCATTTGAGAGAACAAGCTCCTTCACAATCTAGGCGTTCAACACGATCAAAACGTTCCCCAGCCTATCTCCAAGACTATCACAGAAGCCTTGCTTCGTCTACATCAACGGCTTCAATGGTTGTTCGCTATCCTCTAAGCTCGGTACTTTCATACTCACGGCTTTCACCTGCACATAGAAATTTTGTAATGACTATATCCTCAGCCATAGAACCTGCGTCATACGTCGAAGCTTCTCGCCATGACTGTTGGATTAAAGCTATGACGGCCGAATTACAAGCTTTACAAATGAACAATACTTGGAGACTCATGCCTCTTCCTTCTCACAAAACAGCTATCGGATGTCGCTGGATATATAAGATCAAATATCGAGCCGATGGGTCCATAGAAAGATACAAGGCACGCTTGGTTGCCAAGGGTTACACTCAAACGGAGGGGTTGGACTACCTTGACACCTTCTCTCCGGTAGCAAAACTTACCTCCGTACGAGTTCTTCTAGCTTTGGCCGCACTCAACAAATGGCACCTGCGGCAACTGGACGTCAACAACGCGTTTCTCCATGGGGAACTTGAAGAAGAGGTATATATGCAAGTTCCACCGGGACTTCCAGTTGATAACCCGAAACTGGTCTGTCGTCTTCAACGTTCCCTCTACGGCCTTAAGCAAGCCAGCCGGCAATGGTTCACGAAGTTGTCAAGCTTCCTCACCTCCCATGGCTTCCAACGGTCTGATTCGGATCATTCTCTTTTCTTGCGAATAACCGGATCCACCATTACCATCCTCTTAGTGTATGTAGACGACATAATTCTTACAGGGAACAGCTTGACGGAGATACAGGCTATAACCACTCTTTTGGACCAAGAGTTTAGAATTAAAGATCTTGGGAACTTGAAGTTCTTTCTGGGGCTGGAGATTGCTCGAACCTCTAAAGGAATTCATCTATGCCAGCGTAAGTATGTATTAGATATCCTATCTGAATCAGGCATGTTGGGTTGCAAACCGCACTCAACACCAATGGATTATTCAGTAAAACTGCAAAAGAGCTCGGGTAACCCTCTTCCGAACGAGTCTTCTTCCTCTTATCGAAGATTAATAGGGAAGCTCATATATCTGACCAACACACGTCCAGATATCGCATACGCAGTCCAGCAACTCAGTCAATACATGTCTGCTCCTACAACTGCTCACCTTCAGGCCGCTTTTCGTGTACTACGATACCTCAAAGGAACACCAGGGTCTGGGCTCTTTTTCGCAGCAACAGGAACGCCCCAACTCCGAGCTTTCAGTGACTCGGATTGGGCGGGATGCAAAGATTCTCGAAAATCCACCACAGGGTTCCTTGTGTATCTAGGCTCTTCCCTCGTTTCATGGCAGTCGAAGAAACAATCCACCGTCTCCCGCAGCTCCTCCGAAGCTGAGTATCGCGCTCTTGCATCCACAACCTGTGAACTTCAATGGCTGACATATCTTCTTCAGGATCTTCGCGCAACATTCGTTCAACCAGCTACTTTGTACTGTGACAATCGGTCCGCAATTCAGATAGCAACGAATCCCGTATTCCATGAACGCACCAAGCATATTGAAATCGATTGTCATCTTGTTCGTAACAAAGTCACTTCAGGGTTCATCAAGCTTCTTCCCGTATCGTCCAGTCTGCAACTCGCGGATATCTTTACTAAACCCTTGACCCCGGTAGTTTTCCAGCATCTTTGTAACAAGCTGGGAATGATAAACATACATTCCCAGCTTGAGGGGGGCGTGTTAACAGTATAACTACAGCTATAACAACTTTTCAGTTAGAAGTTAAAGAGTTGGTTAGATTAGTTAGTCGGTTATAACAACCTCATGCTGCAGATGTATATATAAATTCCACTATTAATGAATAAACCAGTAAGCTGAGGCTGATCATTTTACGTTCACTGATTACGCATCTTTTCTTCATGCTGCTTCGTTTCATTAATATACTTTCTGCTTTAAATTATCagaaaaaagaatcattaaATTTTGGAAGCTAATGAAATACTAATATGCttttgaaataaagaaattCAAGCGGCGGCCGACACTCTGATATCTGAAAGTAATTAATATAGTTTGGGTGGCCAAAACATTGTCATTTTCTGATGTCAATCCTTCCGAACtaaaaagaaattcattatgCATATATTCAGATCAATTACTTGAATTGCATGCTCCTAATATATCTTCTAAGAATGTCTGTTTACGgggtaaaggaaaaaaaaataagtgaagaATGCTCTGCCCCTATATATTCTATCcctattatttattgaaataaaattatctttctaGGGAGCAAAATCTTATAACTGCTTTGGTGCTTAGGAATGTATGTCTCGAAAGAGTTTCTCGTCAATTATATATCATTGTTCATGCATGCtgtcaaaggagaaagaaagcTACACGATTCTAGATGCAAAATCTAGCCTGTCATTTATACAAGTCGTCAGAAGCAACgggaaatgaatatatttttttttaaatcgtcAGAGTTGAAAAGTCACGGCAGACTTTGattaatttctctattttttgtatttgcaGAATTTCAATCAAATTGCTACTAAAGGAAAACATAATTTCTTCACCACTCAAACCTACAGTTGATTAAGATCGATCGTATTTAATTCACAACCTTTTGTAGCAAAAGAATACTAATAAAATGCTTGCTTTTAGTTTAACCGAAGTCTAGAAAATACTACTCGTTTGAAAAAACTCTTATTATTCCCTAACCCCTACTTCCCTATCAACTGAGTTGTGGGTGGTCAATTGGTCATCGACATCGTCCTAGCCTTGATTGTCGGCATAACATGTCCACATGACATCAAATTCTTTGGTCTCATGAGTTATTTATGACACTTGGACCTCATTTAGGAGGAAACAGTGAACATGGGTTACATGCCCCACATACTATATATATTACCATATCTCAAGATTCAACAAAATactaccttttttttctttttttttttacgaaaagCATAGCTAAACCCTTTCTAAAGTCCAAAGtcatttttagaaatttttttttatcatttggaaTAAACTCCTATTTTGATTCCTGAAAATGAAATACATggtcattattttctaaaactatttttttttcctgaaataaCAAGTCTTTAAAATGTTCAGTTCTTTGatctaaatttaataatttattatgattttgttttcttgataGTATTACTTAAGAAACTCATGGAATGATGGTAGTTTACTCTTGAGTCTTGAGTCTTTCTTTACCATCCATCCcttctattatatatattataaatacaaaTGGTGGAATGAAGTCATATATACATAATAAGTAATACAGAACCGTGGTCGACATGGATTGGTTCTCATGGCTTTCAAAAAGTGGGCTTGAGGCATCCCTAGTGTATGAGTATGGCCTTACCTTTGCTCACAACGAGCTTGAAGAAGAAGACATGTTTTACTTCAACCACGAGTTTCTCCAAAGCATGGGAATCTCCATAGCAAAGCACAGACTAGAGATCCTCAAGCTTGCCAGAAAAGAGAAGGGAAAGAGGCCACTCGCGGTGGCAAGGCTCGTGGCGGCAATCAAGAAGACTAAGAACACCTTTGCTAACTATGTTAGGACTTTGCTGATGCACAAACAAGAATCAGCACTTGCTGTGGTGCCGGTGCCAGTGCCTACTAGAAGTGGTTTGGGGACAAGATGGAACAAGAGTGCTATGATGAAGAGGGGGCGTAAAAAGCAAGAGACACTCTTTCTCACAAATGGAAGTTCCACACTTGTTCCAGCTCAGCCTGGTTTTTCTAGTCCTGTGGTCTACCATTTCCAGAAGGAGGAGAAGATGGATGGAGATGAAGATGATGGCTATTGGTCTGCTGCTGTTGAAGAGATCAAGTGGGATACCATGTTCCAGGATCTCAAGCCAAACTGAAACTTTTAAATTAGTTGGTGAGAAAGAAAGATTTGAGTGTTTTTCTTCTTACAGATACTGGTGGTGGGTAAGTTTAGCACCCTGTATGTTCTATACTATAGTATCCAGCTTGTTTCTTTTGCTTGTACTATTATATGTGATCAGGGTAAATTACATCTTCATGAGCAGAGTAATATTGAGGTAGACATTTTAGCTAGGTTGTTATATAGCAGCAAGAGCCAACAAgtatataatttgaattttgaagcatAAGCAGTTAGGCTTGAGTCTGCCTGACTTTACTTTAGGCACTGTATTATGTTATGTCTGATGGGAATGATCATATTAACAGactatatttgatttgattctaTCTTGGTATTCAAGTATCTGAATTCTTGGGCATAAGCATCTAAGtctaatgataaaatattttactgcATTCATTTGGGAAACAGCATTCTGTTCTGAAACTATGCAGAAGGGGGGGGAAACAGAAGAGATGGATCACGTGACGTGACCATGTGTTGTCAGTGACTGTCCATCTCTTTTTGTTTGATTGGGATTGGAATTGTGCAGGAGGGACCTCATTTTATTATCAATCCTTCCATGTAatgctttcatttattttaacttgCAAACAAGAGTATGAgcaaaaaatttagaaattaaaataaccaGGGAAATGAGATAAGGAAGACAGCAACAGAGATTGAGGCTTAAAAACAATCGTTCTAAAAAATTCAGCTTTTACAAACTTTTAAGCTATTCAGAGAGAGGAGAGGAAAGCACCTTTACTACTGGCAGTAAATAAAAAGAGCTACATCCTTGTACAGTTGtaccaataaaagaaaaaaaactacatcCATTGTTGGTTTTCAGTTATTACACAATATGACCTAATACAGCACCCCAAGACTTGTTATATCCAGATAGTTTTGCCACTTACAGTTATAGTAGTTTTGCCCAACTCGATACAAATTAATCACATCAGATAATGAAACCATAACATTATGGAAGTTTATTTTTCATCCAATGAGAGCTTGAAATAATGAAATCGCATGGAGTTGGCGAGTTAATGCACAAGACAGGAAGAAAGCACATAAATATTGTAAACtgcctttatttatttatttatttttgtcgtTGAGGAAGATATCTTCAGCTGACCCCTCAACTGGGTGCTCAGCGGTTTCCAACAGTTTGTCTTGACTTCTATATGTAACTTTGATAGATTCAATTAATTGAAGCATTTGatcacttcaaagttcaacttgaGATACATCTACCTATGATGCGCTCAAATTTTTTTGAGATTGATGAAATTATGCTGCATGCGATGAAATTTTTTAGTGCATTCTAATTTGCAGAGAGAGTACCTGAAAAAACAAGAAACTTCTTGTAAGTAAAAAACTTGGGGAATAATCCAAAGCGTTTCCAACTATAATACAGCAGCATATATGGTATGATATACACAAAGcacaatttaaattttgggAAATTCTTTAATCTACACCCAAAAAGTCTTGATCGAATTGTGAGAATCACGAAAGAACAATTCCCCATAATTGTTTCCAATAATACAGGGACCGCCTAAGGCCGAGAATTATTCAGGAGTAACACATCATGAAGCTAATAATAACACCAAAAAAGCTCAGAGACAGTTGGAATCATTATTGAATATTGAACCCCATAGCAAAGCCGTTGCAGCATAAAGAGTGCCATCAAGAacagaaacataaaataaaaatgttggaAGTAGTGTTAGGAACCTGTCACGAATATGATAATaaccaattcaaattcaaggtTCAGTTCATAAAGAAACTATTAGAAATCTATTTCTAAATGAATTGATGGGGATAGGGTGAATTTCATAAAGCTCCTCAATGCAAAGTGGTTTAAAAGAATGCAAGAGATGATGCCTAGCTCTGAAGTTTCTCATGTAATGTATTGTTGGTGACAAGCACGGAAGCAGAATTGAAGGCAGAGGAATAGAGAGGGAAGTTGTAATGTATGCACTGCCTGCCAACtcttgtttttttctcttttaaaagaTGTCATCGCTGAATTCATTGTCATGGAATATCAAGTCAATGTTCTAACTTAACTCTTTTAATATCAAGTCAATTCACTCACATGGAATATCATTATATCAACATCAAGGTCTACCTAAGAAGGTCGTTATAATTTGAAGGACCAAACATTAGTGGTAGCTTTTTTCTAATTAACAGTTTTGTTTTCTGGTTCCGTCCATGTTTACACGCATATTATAAGATCTAAAACTAAACTATTTAAATGACTCAAATTAAATTTGACCATATTTACAagtatttaaaacatatttcagTTTTGCATTTGCATATCAATCTTCAAATACATTTAAAACATATTCTGCTAAGTAGTATCATATTtcacatttaattaattgaagttTATTAAAACATTATAGTTTTAGAGATTTCATATCctatttaatgaaaatgaaaatcttatgattttataaaattttatcattaaaagaaaagagtGTTTTTTACGTATTAAAAAGTGTTAAAATATGTTACTACTGCTATTAAACGTGGAATAATCATTGTCGTTCCAGACATTATAACATTAtagtatactattttttttttctgactaTTATAGTATACTATTATAATATCACTGTCATTTATGAATCATATATATTCCGTGTATGAGAGGATACATAcgaaatattttaacatttattgTCCCGCTATAACAAGAATACACTTTCGTCTGCAATGGGAAATGACTATAAATCAATTGTTTATAATACATTGATATGCAAATGATgtgtattttcttattaaaagtgtaaattattttctaattccaaAGCAAGCAAAGACTTAATCACTTATTTACACTAgttagagtggttaaagaaaaTCGTATCATATATATTCTTTAGGTTTAATTTTCTCCccaaataaactaattaattattaaaaaaattcgaTTAAAAGTACAACTAATTAACTGATTGATTTTAGGTATGAAATCCAATTGTTAAAAGTTTAATGGTATCCATGCATTAAATTCTCACAACacttttataattgatttataagataaatatatttttagttcttatattttttttttagtctttgaagttttatattgattaatttagttcctataagttattaaaaacatatttttattccaTTCGCACATATTTTTCGTagatataacattaattattggaaaaTGGGTTATTGTTGGTTCTCCcttttaataataacaattttttttctatatgcaCATTTCGTTCTTTCTAGTCTTGAAGAACAAGTTCTGGATTACTGCAACTTCTACGTACAAATATTGACAAGGAACAAAGCAAATTCATAAATCTAGCTATAACATAAACTGTTGAAGAATGAAGCTGGAAACGAAAATAGgaataaaatagttaaaaatcaGGGTTCATTGTATTTGGGAGAGACAATTtaataacttcttttttaaaaaaaaatccatgtcattgtaattaatttttaaaaataatcctcACAATCAACACtatcaaacaaaattataaaattataacagtGAAGAATATATGTGAAAAGACTAAAAAGAGATTTTTAATATAGTAGAAAGACAATTGAACAtatgaattgaaattttaaggactaaaaaataaaaaaagtgaaaataatggactaaaaacattttttttcttgatttattgTTTCTAATTATATATCTTTCTCACATCActtaataggtttttttttatttctgttttatataccgaattaattgttttaaagatttatgtaaaaatatcaTTACTCTAGCTAAAATTATACATATGGAAATATTAAGACTCtttattttggataaatttcttAATACTTACTAtttacagaaaataaaaaaatgtttttataccagttaattaaatttctaaGAGGACTTACATAAAAACTTATACttaaactaattatttaaatttatatgaattcttttttcttttcaaaagtgcTAGCTTGAacctaaatttaaaagaaaatcctTTACAGTTTGAAGATACACAAACACATACGTCATACGTCCTTTACAGTTTGGATTAGATATAAATGTAACCATCGAAGGGAAGAAAACTGCAATAATTTCTTTGTACTTTTCAGAAACATCGATCATAAACGTCTATTATAAAATAAGATGCATTCAGAATATAGACATAATACatgcatgtattttttatttattttagttacaTACATACATGCATGTATTTGAATAACGTTCAACTCTTAAAATTcaactttattaaaaattagaatcaaTTTACCttgatttgaattaaaacaaacGAATTCATGATCAAACCAAGAAATTTCACAATTGCAAGTTTGTTAATTAAGAatccaaaacaaattaaagaaagtaaCTTAGATAGAGACCAGAGTCTTATTAATTAGCTtaaaaacaaggaaacaaaaagaCTATAAAGTGATATTCGTTGTGAATATTAAATGATGAAATTAGATTAGCGGGatgagaataattaattaatttctacaCTACACCTGGAAGAATtgaatttagattgggaaaaagaaacaattacAACAGTTGGTGTTTGTCTGGAAAGAGCGAGCTAGATTATTGGACATGATCATCACCTTCCACTCTGAGAAGGTTCAGCCTCCGACAACTCAACGAGCCAGGGTGATTCGTTGGAGAACACATGCACCTCCTCTTCGAATTCTCGCGCTCGACGTCGACGTTTGGCTTCTTGAAGAAGGAGAAGCCATTGACATTGTTGATTGAACAAAtgcagagagagaaagagaacaagttagttttcttttctttccaagTTTCTTATAGACGCCTTGTTTCGGGAATCGGTTACGTAAACTCAGGTTTATATAGCAAGACCACCAAGGCTAAAACAGTCATTATGCCTCTTGCTAATGATATCAcaataaatcaataattatatattatttatgttatcATTGTGCCTCTGCCTCTCCTATGCTAATTAGCTAAAGCTTTGTTCACATAATCACATCACATGACATTGAAATGCagaatttttaataaagaaaaacagttggagaattttataaaatcacgacagactacaattttttaaagttttattgctttttttttttaattttgacaattGTAGCAAGTAAGTTTTGCCACAGCCAGGAACAAAATATTCACCAGACAGTTTATTTGACATGATCAATAGTGAGAAAGTGAACCGGagaggaggaaaaaaaagaaagaattgtaCGATATTGAACCAAACTTGTACATACCAAAGAATTATGAAgatagagataaaaataaattatcagtGTTTGTTAGGTATTTAAAAAGTATGGATGCATATATCATTGCTcttatgaaatttcaaaatatcaCGACAGTCAAAAATGTGTATTCCAAAgtaaatttttaaagtaataacaattttattttacataccACAGTTTTTttctagaaataaaaaatatatgacaaCTCTTcgaatattatataaatataaatatatagatatattttaaattacacatttgaattcaaaactacttattaaagtaaaataacatcGCGCTAGTTGAATGAAtgtaacaattttatttatgtaacaaaaaaacaatGTACAAGTGAATAAATAATACTTAAAATGATAGACAGCAAAGCAGTATTTTTTGCACAAACATTGGGCGGTCGAGCAACCCGTTGCTTGTTTTTTGTTAAGATTTGAGAATGTTCTGGGCTACTTTGATACAAgcagtaaaaaaacataatcaggctgtaaaataataataataataataataataataataataataatatccttaaaaaaagaataaaaaattcctCAATGTGAATTACTTtgacaatttatttaaaaatataattttttaataatattatcctATTATATACTACTATTAACatctataataaaattattaatattaattttataatgatttttttataaatatatttaaaatgacttctaatcaaattttatacCAATGGTTTACAgtggaaagaagaaagaaaaaaaagatagatatgataaattttctattagaaaagaaaaagaaaaatagaaagaaactaAG
The nucleotide sequence above comes from Glycine soja cultivar W05 chromosome 11, ASM419377v2, whole genome shotgun sequence. Encoded proteins:
- the LOC114374643 gene encoding uncharacterized protein LOC114374643 yields the protein MDWFSWLSKSGLEASLVYEYGLTFAHNELEEEDMFYFNHEFLQSMGISIAKHRLEILKLARKEKGKRPLAVARLVAAIKKTKNTFANYVRTLLMHKQESALAVVPVPVPTRSGLGTRWNKSAMMKRGRKKQETLFLTNGSSTLVPAQPGFSSPVVYHFQKEEKMDGDEDDGYWSAAVEEIKWDTMFQDLKPN